The following coding sequences are from one Arcobacter nitrofigilis DSM 7299 window:
- the hemB gene encoding porphobilinogen synthase produces MFKRLRRLRINENLRALVQETNLSPNDFIYPLFVVEGSGIKTEVASMPGVFQMSIDEILKECEYIQTIGLNSIILFGIPDVKDSVGSECLCDESIIARTIRAVKEKFPNMFVSTDLCFCEYTDHGHCGILDPKTQTVDNDKTLEISAQQALVHARAGADMIAPSGMMDGIIETLRTALDENGFTDLPIMAYSTKFASAYYGPFRDVADSTPSFGDRRSYQMNPANRREAIEESIQDENQGADILMVKPALAYLDIVRDVRNNSNLPLAVYNVSGEYALLKNAEKAGLIDYERTVMETLISFKRAGADIIISYHAKEACELLNRK; encoded by the coding sequence ATGTTTAAAAGATTAAGAAGATTAAGAATTAATGAAAATTTAAGAGCACTAGTGCAAGAAACAAACCTAAGCCCAAATGATTTTATATATCCATTATTTGTAGTAGAGGGAAGCGGTATTAAAACTGAAGTTGCATCTATGCCAGGTGTTTTTCAAATGAGCATTGATGAGATTTTAAAAGAGTGTGAATATATTCAAACTATAGGTTTAAATTCAATTATTTTATTTGGTATTCCCGATGTTAAAGACTCTGTAGGAAGTGAATGTTTATGTGATGAGAGTATAATTGCAAGAACAATAAGAGCTGTAAAAGAGAAGTTCCCTAATATGTTTGTATCTACTGATTTATGTTTTTGTGAATATACGGACCATGGTCATTGTGGAATACTTGACCCAAAAACTCAAACTGTTGATAATGATAAAACATTAGAAATATCTGCTCAACAAGCTCTTGTTCATGCACGCGCTGGTGCTGATATGATTGCTCCTAGTGGAATGATGGATGGTATTATTGAGACTTTAAGAACTGCTTTAGATGAAAATGGATTTACTGATTTACCAATTATGGCATATTCAACTAAATTTGCAAGTGCTTATTATGGGCCTTTTAGAGATGTTGCTGATTCAACTCCATCTTTTGGTGATAGAAGATCTTATCAAATGAATCCAGCAAATAGAAGAGAAGCTATTGAAGAATCAATTCAAGATGAAAATCAAGGGGCAGATATTCTTATGGTAAAACCAGCATTAGCATATTTGGACATTGTAAGAGATGTTAGAAACAATTCAAATTTACCACTAGCTGTTTATAATGTAAGTGGAGAATATGCTTTACTTAAAAATGCAGAAAAAGCTGGTTTAATTGATTATGAAAGAACAGTAATGGAAACTTTAATATCTTTTAAAAGAGCTGGTGCTGATATTATTATTTCATATCATGCAAAAGAGGCTTGTGAGCTTTTAAATAGAAAATAA
- the ribA gene encoding GTP cyclohydrolase II — protein MNIEESNIANLPTTHGNFQIQSFKEQHKEHLVIFSNNLGDVVNVRVHSECLTGDAIGSLKCDCQAQLNFSLDYINKNSGMVIYLRQEGRNIGLLNKVNAYALQDKGFNTIEANHQLGFQADERTYEIVEYILNKFNIKKINLITNNPHKIESLPNIEIIKRIPVVVGANENNKDYLKVKKEEMGHLL, from the coding sequence ATGAATATAGAAGAATCAAATATTGCAAACTTACCAACAACACATGGTAATTTCCAAATACAATCTTTTAAAGAACAACACAAAGAACATTTAGTAATTTTTTCAAATAATTTAGGTGATGTTGTAAATGTAAGAGTACATTCAGAATGCTTAACGGGAGATGCTATAGGCTCTCTAAAGTGTGATTGTCAAGCCCAATTAAATTTCTCATTAGATTATATAAACAAAAATAGTGGTATGGTTATATACTTAAGACAAGAAGGAAGAAATATAGGTTTATTAAATAAAGTAAATGCTTATGCCCTGCAAGATAAAGGATTTAATACAATTGAAGCAAATCACCAACTAGGTTTTCAAGCTGATGAAAGAACTTATGAAATTGTGGAATATATTCTAAATAAATTTAATATTAAAAAAATAAATTTGATAACAAACAATCCTCACAAAATAGAGAGTCTACCTAATATTGAGATTATTAAAAGAATTCCTGTAGTTGTAGGTGCGAATGAGAATAACAAAGACTATTTAAAAGTCAAAAAAGAAGAAATGGGGCATTTACTATAG
- the rsmG gene encoding 16S rRNA (guanine(527)-N(7))-methyltransferase RsmG produces the protein MKINNLEELNLGEDFLPKCEEFKKTLQHWGKVHNLSAELEDEKIEKNIYDSIYVLKFIKDYKTVADIGTGAGYPGLILAMARPNIKFYLIEPRAKRVAFLNFIKNSLKLDNIEILCNRVEYVKDIKVDLITSRAVTNTSLLLDLTKDISTESTSYLFYKGSMLESELEEAKIHNYEIIKKDEKRNYLYINKGNK, from the coding sequence GTGAAAATAAATAATTTAGAAGAATTAAATTTAGGAGAGGATTTTTTACCAAAATGTGAAGAGTTTAAAAAAACTTTGCAGCATTGGGGCAAAGTACATAATCTTTCTGCTGAATTAGAAGATGAGAAAATAGAAAAAAATATCTATGATTCTATTTATGTTTTAAAGTTTATAAAAGATTATAAAACTGTTGCAGATATAGGGACAGGTGCTGGTTATCCTGGACTTATTTTGGCAATGGCAAGACCTAATATTAAATTTTATTTAATAGAACCAAGAGCTAAAAGAGTTGCTTTTTTAAATTTTATTAAAAACTCACTAAAACTTGATAACATAGAAATATTATGCAATAGAGTAGAATATGTAAAAGATATTAAAGTTGATTTAATCACTTCAAGAGCAGTTACTAATACTTCTTTATTATTAGATTTGACAAAAGATATTTCAACAGAGAGTACATCTTATTTATTTTATAAAGGTAGTATGCTTGAATCAGAACTTGAAGAAGCAAAAATACATAACTATGAAATAATCAAAAAAGATGAAAAAAGAAATTATCTATACATAAACAAAGGAAATAAATAA
- a CDS encoding PP0621 family protein, translated as MVFKILTIIIVLFIVYILFFKKRRESEIGSKKPKREEAIADIMEECPTCKTYVSKKEAILSNGKYYCSKECLR; from the coding sequence ATGGTATTTAAAATATTAACAATTATTATTGTTCTATTTATTGTTTATATTCTATTTTTTAAAAAAAGAAGAGAAAGTGAAATTGGTAGTAAAAAGCCAAAAAGAGAAGAAGCAATAGCAGATATAATGGAAGAGTGTCCCACTTGTAAAACTTATGTTTCAAAAAAAGAAGCAATATTGAGTAATGGAAAATACTATTGTTCAAAGGAGTGTTTACGATGA
- the glyS gene encoding glycine--tRNA ligase subunit beta: MNKPLLIEIGVEELPAIPFLKELPNIEKKWSDILEKFKLSTDFDFFYTPRRLVLWHREFNLTQEDTTVEQYGAPVAIAYKDGKPTGAAIGFAKKCAIEVDDIKTINNGKDEVLYFKKEEKGKASKDLLNEMINEFINALDFGKSMRWASRTDSFIRPIRSLIMMLGEEIVEGELYGVKSSNKSFAHRMVSYEPFSFDFAGDYFCKLDKNGVILYPEDRKKIILDQMKDIESQNNLKIDIDPELLEEIVAITEYPTALLGSFDEEFLELPEEVIVTSMKEHQRYFAVYKEGKLSNNFIVVSNSKTEDFSFIVAGNEKVLRPRLSDAMFFYKNDLNNGLSNEGLKNLVFVDGLGSMYEKCEREVKIASYLAEVFEIKEKELLTKAVMLSKADLMSEMVYEFTELQGLMGYYYAKAANEDKLVFTALKEQYLPDGEDSDLPSNKFSAIVALSYKLDNLMGLFSVGKIPTGSKDPFGLRRAAAGIVKISMEHKLEVNLSNIIDNLLDTYSGLKKEKLIEFFNERLFKIFDVNPSVIKAVLGSGEGDIYKISQKICALNPIVLSDDFKESSTTFKRVANIIKDIDVNNTLNIDESLFEQDEEKDLYETYTLLINKKYNTYEEELDALFSLKPKLDKFFDNVFVNHEDENIKTNRKNLIGLVYQAFRNIADIKEITI, from the coding sequence ATGAATAAACCATTATTAATTGAAATAGGTGTTGAAGAACTACCTGCTATACCATTTTTAAAAGAGTTACCAAATATTGAAAAAAAATGGAGTGATATTTTAGAGAAGTTTAAATTATCAACTGATTTTGACTTTTTTTATACTCCAAGAAGACTAGTTCTTTGGCATAGAGAATTTAACTTAACTCAAGAAGATACAACTGTTGAACAATATGGAGCTCCTGTTGCGATTGCATATAAAGATGGAAAACCAACAGGTGCAGCAATTGGTTTTGCAAAAAAATGTGCAATAGAAGTAGATGATATCAAAACAATAAATAATGGGAAAGATGAAGTTTTATACTTTAAAAAAGAAGAAAAGGGGAAAGCTTCAAAAGATTTATTAAATGAAATGATAAATGAATTTATAAATGCACTTGATTTTGGAAAATCTATGAGATGGGCTAGTAGAACGGATAGTTTTATAAGACCTATACGAAGTCTAATAATGATGTTAGGTGAAGAGATAGTTGAGGGTGAACTTTATGGGGTAAAAAGCTCAAACAAATCATTTGCTCATAGAATGGTCTCTTATGAACCATTTAGTTTTGACTTTGCAGGAGATTACTTTTGTAAGTTAGATAAAAATGGAGTAATTTTATATCCAGAAGATAGAAAAAAGATTATATTAGATCAAATGAAAGATATAGAATCACAAAACAATCTAAAAATAGATATAGATCCTGAATTATTAGAAGAAATTGTTGCAATAACAGAATATCCAACAGCTCTATTAGGAAGTTTTGATGAAGAGTTTTTAGAATTACCAGAAGAAGTAATTGTAACTTCAATGAAAGAACACCAAAGATACTTTGCCGTTTATAAAGAAGGAAAATTATCAAATAACTTTATTGTTGTGTCAAACTCTAAAACAGAAGATTTCTCTTTTATAGTTGCAGGAAATGAAAAAGTTTTAAGACCAAGATTATCAGATGCTATGTTCTTTTATAAAAATGATTTAAATAATGGACTATCAAATGAAGGTCTAAAAAATCTAGTTTTTGTAGATGGACTAGGTTCTATGTATGAAAAATGTGAAAGAGAAGTAAAGATAGCTTCATATTTAGCCGAAGTATTTGAAATAAAAGAAAAAGAATTATTAACTAAAGCAGTGATGCTTTCAAAAGCTGATTTGATGTCTGAAATGGTTTATGAATTTACTGAATTACAAGGACTTATGGGATATTACTATGCAAAAGCTGCAAATGAAGACAAGCTAGTTTTTACAGCTTTAAAAGAACAATACTTACCTGATGGAGAAGACTCAGACCTACCATCAAATAAATTCTCAGCAATAGTTGCATTATCTTATAAACTTGATAATCTTATGGGACTTTTTAGTGTTGGAAAGATTCCAACTGGTTCAAAAGATCCATTTGGATTAAGACGAGCAGCAGCTGGTATTGTAAAAATTTCTATGGAACATAAGCTTGAAGTAAATCTATCAAATATAATTGATAATTTATTAGATACATATAGTGGATTAAAAAAAGAAAAATTAATTGAATTTTTTAATGAAAGATTATTTAAGATATTTGATGTAAACCCATCTGTAATAAAAGCAGTTTTAGGAAGTGGGGAAGGGGATATTTACAAAATTTCTCAAAAAATTTGTGCTCTTAATCCAATAGTATTAAGTGATGACTTTAAAGAATCATCAACTACTTTTAAAAGAGTAGCAAATATCATTAAAGATATTGATGTAAATAATACATTAAATATCGATGAATCTTTATTTGAACAAGATGAAGAAAAAGATTTATATGAAACTTATACTCTGTTAATAAATAAAAAATATAATACTTATGAAGAAGAACTTGACGCACTATTTTCTTTAAAGCCAAAATTAGATAAATTTTTCGATAATGTTTTTGTAAACCATGAAGATGAAAATATAAAAACAAACAGAAAAAATCTAATAGGACTTGTTTATCAAGCTTTTAGAAATATTGCAGATATTAAAGAAATTACAATATAA
- a CDS encoding ComEA family DNA-binding protein, giving the protein MKIILMLTLFCLALFAIDINKASVEELKTLNGIGAKKAESIVQYRTQHKCFKNKDDLLNVKGIGKALLEKNEDKISFSACK; this is encoded by the coding sequence ATGAAAATCATTTTGATGCTAACGCTGTTTTGTTTGGCTTTATTTGCAATTGACATAAATAAAGCTTCTGTTGAGGAATTAAAAACTCTAAATGGGATTGGAGCAAAAAAAGCTGAATCGATTGTTCAATATAGAACTCAACATAAATGTTTTAAAAATAAAGATGACCTTTTAAATGTAAAAGGTATAGGAAAAGCTCTTTTAGAAAAAAATGAAGATAAAATCTCATTTTCTGCTTGTAAATAA
- a CDS encoding nucleoside 2-deoxyribosyltransferase: MKKIYIAGFDVFKQNSIQIGQTYSVLCKKYDYEGLYPLDNVVDFNQSKQKIAQDIYKANVELIHQSDIVIANLNQFRGKEADSGTIWECGYAKALGKDVYGYMQNNQSYLDSFNENEKYLHNSAYVDNDNMIIEDFDYSINLMIACSVEKIIFGNFEDVLKYINNK, encoded by the coding sequence ATGAAAAAAATATATATTGCTGGATTTGATGTTTTTAAACAAAACTCTATACAAATAGGTCAAACTTACTCTGTTCTTTGCAAAAAATATGATTATGAAGGATTATATCCCTTAGATAACGTTGTTGATTTTAACCAAAGCAAACAAAAAATAGCACAAGATATTTATAAAGCAAATGTTGAATTAATACATCAATCAGATATCGTTATTGCAAATTTGAATCAATTCCGTGGCAAAGAGGCTGACTCTGGAACAATTTGGGAATGTGGTTATGCAAAAGCTTTAGGAAAAGATGTTTACGGTTATATGCAAAATAATCAAAGTTATTTGGATAGTTTTAATGAAAATGAAAAATATCTTCATAATAGTGCATATGTAGATAATGACAATATGATTATTGAAGATTTTGATTATTCTATAAATTTAATGATTGCATGTAGTGTAGAGAAGATTATATTTGGAAATTTTGAGGATGTTTTAAAGTATATAAATAATAAATAA
- a CDS encoding uroporphyrinogen-III synthase yields MKKIEQIIPTLNLIYFDYDYKKNLFINEVDYTNENVKKEFFKITYVLSKHNIRFDVLENNSLIAINKKFSIFDRIIKKIKDKIEDYNNSKANIFLLNNQKRKWAKNIPLFEIKYLEKDIDLRKYDALVFSSQNGVMAIDKVNSDWKDIPSYVIGKESAKKVKELGGYINFIANKSNTYEFTNELVCELKNKKVLYVRGNKITSNISDDLNKNGILSEEVILYENNYIEPLVKEVLPKNSKIIFSSPSTVEYFFKTFKWHHSFKAISIGETTLKYFPSDIKPILSDKASLSSCIKKAILL; encoded by the coding sequence ATGAAAAAAATTGAACAAATTATTCCTACACTTAATCTAATTTATTTCGATTATGATTATAAAAAGAACCTATTCATAAATGAGGTAGATTATACTAATGAAAATGTAAAAAAAGAGTTTTTTAAAATTACCTATGTGCTTTCAAAACATAATATAAGATTTGATGTTCTTGAAAATAACAGTTTAATCGCGATAAATAAAAAATTTTCTATTTTTGATAGAATAATAAAAAAAATAAAAGATAAAATAGAAGATTATAACAATTCTAAAGCAAATATCTTTTTATTAAATAATCAAAAAAGAAAATGGGCAAAAAATATCCCATTATTTGAAATTAAATACCTAGAAAAAGATATAGATCTTAGAAAATATGATGCCTTAGTATTTAGTTCACAAAATGGTGTTATGGCTATAGATAAAGTTAATAGTGATTGGAAAGATATTCCCTCTTATGTTATAGGTAAAGAAAGTGCAAAAAAAGTTAAAGAATTAGGCGGATATATTAATTTTATTGCAAATAAAAGTAATACTTATGAATTTACAAATGAATTAGTATGTGAATTAAAAAATAAAAAAGTTTTGTATGTAAGAGGTAATAAAATTACATCAAATATATCAGATGATTTAAATAAAAATGGTATTTTATCAGAAGAAGTAATTCTCTATGAGAACAATTACATAGAGCCTTTGGTAAAAGAGGTTTTGCCTAAGAACTCAAAGATTATATTCTCTTCTCCTTCTACAGTAGAATACTTTTTTAAGACATTTAAATGGCATCACAGCTTTAAAGCAATATCAATTGGAGAAACAACATTAAAGTATTTTCCCTCTGATATAAAACCAATACTTTCAGATAAGGCTTCTTTGAGCTCTTGTATAAAAAAAGCAATACTTTTATAA
- a CDS encoding energy transducer TonB codes for MKIIIASIITANLLFSSSLENSLINTDFKQVETKKIKYYIVREERRIKAKIETQKIDENTIVKGSALSNNLTNLETRQNKIDAQLNEEQKNKKYLKQNINEIIVLKHLKIPELYKEHGLREKVIVSFNIDKNKNISKIKYEKESKYPEINRKIKEAIIDSRFDLITNNKEKITLFYDFQI; via the coding sequence ATGAAGATAATAATTGCATCAATAATAACAGCAAATCTATTATTTAGTTCATCATTAGAAAACTCTTTAATTAATACAGATTTTAAACAAGTAGAAACTAAAAAAATAAAATACTATATTGTAAGAGAAGAAAGAAGAATAAAAGCAAAAATAGAAACACAAAAAATTGATGAAAATACTATAGTAAAAGGAAGTGCTTTATCAAATAATTTAACCAATTTAGAAACAAGACAAAATAAAATAGATGCACAGCTAAACGAAGAACAAAAAAATAAAAAATATTTAAAACAAAACATAAATGAAATAATTGTATTAAAACATTTAAAAATCCCTGAATTGTACAAGGAACATGGATTAAGAGAAAAAGTAATAGTTTCTTTCAATATTGATAAGAATAAAAATATAAGTAAAATAAAGTACGAAAAAGAATCAAAATATCCTGAAATAAATAGAAAAATAAAAGAGGCAATAATTGATTCAAGATTTGATTTAATTACAAATAATAAAGAAAAAATAACCCTATTCTACGACTTCCAAATATAA
- a CDS encoding helix-turn-helix transcriptional regulator, which yields MTVLEEIIRNTKLTKKDFCQRIGITQQALNNYLNGRLISSEVAIKIKKEFNLSIDYILTGEKDNFTKNINFKEENQKIIEEANNKMNEIYYHLLNAERLKIKE from the coding sequence ATGACTGTTTTAGAAGAAATAATTAGAAATACTAAGCTTACAAAAAAAGACTTTTGTCAAAGAATTGGTATAACACAACAAGCGTTAAATAACTATTTAAACGGTCGTTTAATATCAAGTGAAGTGGCAATTAAAATAAAAAAAGAATTTAATTTATCAATTGATTATATATTAACTGGTGAAAAAGATAATTTTACAAAAAACATTAATTTTAAAGAAGAAAATCAAAAAATAATAGAAGAAGCAAATAATAAAATGAATGAAATTTATTATCATTTATTAAATGCTGAAAGATTAAAAATAAAGGAATAG
- a CDS encoding phage regulatory CII family protein, with the protein MTNTFLNTINYSIDKFCNSLGFNKTYFHQFLNCSEKQAPKFLNPNDDFKQLKVIDLISILDNLDTKHRKIILDNLCKKYDFVCLDSATTENNNISLEHILLSITSTNGELSSNFLQALEDGNISLDENKLLNEIAYKFRSLLRIFEFKINGVSND; encoded by the coding sequence ATGACTAATACATTTTTAAACACAATTAATTATTCTATAGATAAGTTTTGTAATTCTTTAGGATTTAATAAAACATACTTTCATCAGTTCTTAAATTGTTCAGAGAAACAAGCACCAAAATTCTTGAATCCAAATGATGATTTTAAACAATTAAAAGTAATAGATTTAATTTCAATATTGGATAATCTAGACACTAAACATAGAAAAATTATATTAGATAATCTATGCAAAAAATATGATTTTGTTTGCCTTGATTCTGCAACTACTGAAAACAATAATATTTCACTTGAACATATTTTATTAAGTATTACTTCGACTAATGGTGAATTATCATCAAATTTTCTTCAAGCTTTAGAAGATGGAAATATATCACTTGATGAAAATAAATTATTAAATGAAATAGCTTATAAGTTTAGAAGTCTTTTAAGAATTTTTGAATTTAAAATCAATGGTGTATCAAATGACTAG
- a CDS encoding tyrosine-type recombinase/integrase, producing the protein MTRPKNYPTNYKNIYYYISIKTNKKVYFGRYYENKKQKTISLGSSLNIAKKKMNLIKKGISKKDSSLIVYNKEVLKKYDKESIEVLYFEYIDIEGKKWSTQELKTKKSRFKRWILPHFGKMNIHDVRYSHIQKFINDIDDKKLLARKTQENLKSSIQSFFKFCIKEGYLNTGNPAQYVDIKAYDNHVPMTLTLEQIIRFYQTIIDIDCHSSPNQSANLDNRKKRLMLILMIHGRRWNEAQNLCWSEIDFISNLYIIPAHKSKTKKTQKHKMTDFLRLELMELKVISKEGEDFLFINPQTKKPYSSINTFFKTIKKKADIPKTFRCQDFRHVVGTVAYQNLGIPLENIRDVLAHGSVTTTEIYSDKDSLNSRKVLTSLFEMFGF; encoded by the coding sequence ATGACTAGACCTAAAAATTATCCGACTAACTATAAAAATATTTATTATTATATTTCTATTAAAACCAATAAAAAAGTATATTTTGGAAGATATTATGAAAATAAAAAACAAAAAACTATTTCTTTGGGTTCTTCTTTAAATATTGCTAAAAAGAAAATGAATCTTATTAAAAAAGGTATTTCTAAAAAAGATTCTTCTTTGATAGTTTATAACAAAGAAGTTTTAAAAAAATATGATAAGGAATCTATAGAAGTTCTTTATTTTGAGTATATAGACATTGAGGGTAAAAAATGGAGTACACAAGAGCTTAAAACTAAAAAATCTAGGTTTAAAAGATGGATATTACCACATTTTGGAAAAATGAATATACATGATGTTAGATATTCACATATTCAAAAGTTTATAAACGATATAGATGATAAAAAACTTTTAGCAAGAAAAACTCAAGAAAATCTAAAATCTAGTATTCAATCTTTTTTTAAATTCTGTATAAAAGAGGGTTATTTAAATACTGGAAATCCTGCACAATATGTTGATATTAAAGCCTATGATAATCATGTACCTATGACTTTAACTTTAGAGCAAATTATAAGATTTTATCAAACTATTATTGATATAGATTGTCATTCATCACCTAATCAATCGGCTAATTTAGATAATAGAAAAAAAAGATTAATGTTAATTCTTATGATTCATGGTAGAAGATGGAATGAAGCTCAAAATCTATGTTGGTCTGAGATAGATTTTATTTCAAATTTATATATTATTCCTGCTCATAAGTCAAAAACTAAAAAAACCCAAAAACATAAAATGACTGACTTCTTAAGACTTGAATTAATGGAATTAAAAGTTATATCAAAAGAGGGTGAGGATTTTTTATTCATTAATCCACAAACAAAAAAGCCTTATTCTTCAATAAATACATTTTTTAAAACTATCAAAAAGAAAGCAGATATCCCTAAAACTTTTAGATGTCAAGATTTTAGACATGTAGTAGGGACTGTCGCATATCAAAACTTAGGTATACCACTAGAAAATATAAGAGATGTACTTGCACATGGTTCAGTTACAACAACTGAAATATATAGTGATAAAGATAGTTTAAACAGTAGAAAAGTTTTAACTTCTTTATTCGAAATGTTTGGATTTTAA
- a CDS encoding phosphoadenosine phosphosulfate reductase family protein — MFNTITNKNKTTYEELKQKQSWSLWKKVEHTRKRIREFVQFTNGKAYLSFSGGLDSTVLLHIARLDYPDIVAVFCNTTNEDPEILKFVRTVDNVKTLYPKMKLKEVISKYGFPFVSKKVSRSITDLRNPHKDNPNIRNLYLTGYNRKGIFAPSWKLAKKWYFLMDKEVTKFDITSICCDILKKEPMKRFQKETGLFPIVGTTADEGQDRELNYIKYGCNIYDSKKPKSRPLSIWTNQDVWDYIKINDLNYCSLYNDFVSVDGIFVKGEARTGCVACGMGCSLEDVNRFDSLKYRNPKYYKNIMSYTNNGVTFEEAFKHTFVSFSDFNTKENYLKFLNNALSDLNGCNVDFHSTPVYKEMQEKNISPLAGLTRGSKWDI, encoded by the coding sequence ATGTTCAATACAATAACTAATAAAAATAAAACAACATATGAAGAATTAAAGCAAAAACAATCTTGGTCTTTGTGGAAAAAAGTTGAGCATACAAGAAAAAGAATAAGAGAATTTGTACAATTTACTAATGGTAAAGCTTATTTGTCTTTTAGTGGTGGTCTTGATTCTACTGTTTTACTTCATATTGCAAGATTGGATTATCCTGATATTGTTGCAGTCTTTTGTAATACAACAAATGAAGACCCTGAAATATTAAAATTTGTTAGAACTGTTGATAATGTTAAGACTTTATATCCAAAAATGAAATTAAAAGAAGTTATCTCAAAATATGGTTTTCCTTTTGTTTCAAAAAAAGTTAGTAGGTCAATTACTGATTTAAGAAATCCACATAAAGATAATCCAAATATTAGGAATTTATATTTGACTGGTTATAACAGAAAGGGTATTTTTGCACCCTCTTGGAAACTTGCAAAAAAATGGTATTTTTTAATGGATAAAGAAGTTACAAAGTTTGATATTACTTCAATTTGTTGTGATATTTTAAAAAAAGAACCTATGAAAAGATTTCAAAAAGAAACGGGTTTATTTCCAATTGTTGGTACTACAGCAGATGAGGGTCAAGATAGAGAGTTAAATTATATTAAGTATGGTTGTAATATTTATGATAGTAAGAAACCTAAATCTAGACCTCTTTCAATTTGGACTAATCAAGATGTATGGGATTATATTAAAATTAATGATTTAAATTATTGTTCTTTATATAATGACTTTGTCTCAGTTGATGGAATTTTTGTTAAAGGAGAGGCTCGTACGGGTTGTGTTGCTTGTGGTATGGGTTGTTCTTTAGAAGATGTTAATAGATTTGATTCTTTAAAGTATAGAAATCCTAAATATTATAAAAATATTATGAGCTATACAAATAATGGTGTTACATTTGAAGAGGCTTTTAAACATACTTTTGTTTCTTTTTCTGATTTTAATACAAAAGAAAATTATTTAAAGTTTTTAAATAATGCCTTATCAGATTTAAATGGTTGTAATGTTGATTTTCATTCTACACCAGTATATAAGGAAATGCAAGAAAAAAACATTAGTCCCCTTGCTGGATTAACAAGGGGGTCTAAGTGGGACATTTAG
- a CDS encoding glycoside hydrolase family protein, with protein MLMDRTERMLIKHEGLQTKVYTCPANKLTIGVGRNLEDRGITKKEALYLLNNDIVECHNKLSLELPFYDSLDDVRQEVLINMCFQLGFTGFSKFKKTLKYINDFDFEKASKEMLNSLWAKQTPNRANELAQILRKGEY; from the coding sequence ATGTTAATGGATAGAACTGAAAGAATGTTAATTAAACATGAGGGATTACAAACTAAGGTTTATACTTGCCCTGCAAATAAATTAACTATTGGTGTAGGTAGGAATTTAGAAGATAGAGGTATCACAAAAAAAGAAGCTTTATATCTTTTGAATAACGACATAGTTGAATGTCATAATAAATTATCTTTAGAATTACCTTTTTATGATTCTTTAGATGATGTTAGGCAAGAAGTGTTAATAAATATGTGTTTTCAATTAGGTTTTACGGGATTTTCAAAATTTAAAAAGACTTTGAAATATATTAATGATTTTGATTTTGAAAAAGCTTCAAAAGAAATGCTTAATTCTTTATGGGCAAAACAAACTCCAAATAGAGCAAATGAATTAGCACAAATCTTAAGAAAGGGGGAATATTAA